The Catellatospora citrea DNA segment TCGCGACGAAGACGCCCGGCTCGCCGCGCGGGACCAGCAGGTTCTGCGGGCTGGCGTCGCCGTGTGCCAGCGCCTGCGGCAGGGTGTCGAGCCGGTCCAGGATCGCGGGCACGGCCGCGGCGATCCGGCGCAGGTCGTCGCGCAGGTCCGCGTCGACGGCGGAGGCGACCAGCGGATGCGTCCACAACCGGTCGTCGTCGAGCGCGGGCACCGCGCCGCGCATGACGCGGTTGCCGACGAGCAAACGCAGCGCCCAGCCGGGCTCGCCCGCGGCGGCGAGCAGGTCCGGGGCGCTACGCCGGGCGGCCAGCCCACCGAGTGCGAAGGCGGCGCGGCGGTAGTGGTCGAGCGTCCAGTCGCCGTCGGTGATGGCGTCGACGTCCTCCATCCACAGCAGCAGCCGGTCGTCGTCCAGCTCGGTGATCCGGTGCAGGACGGGAATCCGCAGCCCGTCGGGTAGGTGGTCGGCGAACGGCGGCTCCCAGATCGCCAGCTCCTGCCGCCACGGCAGAGTGCTGCACAACTCCTCGCGGAACGCCTCGGGCACCAGGTGCAGCAGCGGCCAGTGCCGTGGATGGTGCACCAGCTTGACGAAGACGCTCCATGCGCGGCCGTCGCCGTCGCCGCGTACGCGGGCGAGTCCTCCGGTGGCGGGCGAGCCGGACTGGTAGGCGATCGGCTCGACGTGCCAGGAGCCGGGCCCGGCGTCCGGACCGAGCACGAGCTTGGCGACCTCGGCCACTTCCGTTGCGGACAGTTCCATCACCGGCTCCCGGATAGTAAGGCTACCTGACGACCTGGGGAGATAGTAAGGTAGCCTGATGAGTTCGGTCAACGGCGATCCCCCGCACGTGTTCGACCTGTTGGGACAGGCGCTGACCGTCGCCCGGCGGGGTATGGAGGCCGAGGTCGCCGACGAGCCGCATCACCTGCGCGGCTCCCACCTGCGCCTGCTGTCGCTGACCCCGGCCGAGGGCATGCGCCCCACCGACCTCGCCGCCCGCGTCGGCATGACCAAGCAGTCGCTCGGCGAGTTCGTCGCCACCATGCAGCAGGCCGGTTTCCTGCAGGTCGACCCGGATCCCGCCGACCGGCGCGCCCGCATCGTCCGCCCCACCGCCAAGGGACTGCGTCTGCAGGCCCGCATCCTGGACATCCTCGGCGAGACCGAGCACCGCTGGCGCGACGAGGTCGGCGCGCGGGACTGGGCGACCTTCCACCGGGTGCTGCGGCACATCGCGGCCGGCAAGGCGTCTGGCGACGAGTCGCGGTGACGCGATGAATGGGCGAAGAAGGAATGTCCGGAAATAGGCGGAGCAAGGCGCACGTCAACTCCTGTCACTGAACCGGGGGATCCAAATACGTCGGTGTGATCGCGGCGCTTGCCGCAACACCGTCGACAATGGCCGCCACGGCCCCGCAGCCTGCGCAGACACGGCCATGTGCGGGGTCGTCACGGGCCACCGGAGTCGTGATCGGACACTGTCGGATGCTGTCCTATCCGTTGGGACTCTGGTGCCGGAATGCATTCTTGTGCAACGATCCCTTCGCATTCCCCTTAGCGGCGCTAACGTTTTTCGGACCGCGCTGTGGCTCCGTGCGCCGCCCTCTTCGCTCATGCCCTCAGAAAGGTGTCCGGATGAGACCACCCAGGTGGCTACGAGCTGCGTTCGTGGGGGTTCTCGTCGTGCCGCTGGCCGGTGCGACGTGGACCACTCCCGGAATGGCGGCTCCCCAGCCCTCGCCCTTCAAGGCGAACAAGGTGACGGCGACCTCGCACATCACGGCGGACAAGACCCCCAGCAGCCGGCTCGCGCAGACCGACCCGACGCTGCTCGGCCGCACCGATACCGCGCTGGTGCCGGTGCTGGTCAAGCTCGACGTCGACGCGGTCGCGACCTATGCCGGCGGCATCGACGGCTACGCCGCGACCAGCCCGCGCGTCACCGGCCGCAAGCTGTCGGGCGACGCCGCGCAGAAGCGCTACGAGGGCTACCTCGCCCAGCGTGAGGACGCCTTCGTCACGGCGCTCGGCAAGGTGTCGGGCGCCAAGGCCGGGCAGCGGCTGCGCACCGTCTACGGCGGGGTCGCGGCGGTCGTGCCCGCCAACAAGATCGCTGATGTGCTGAAGATCCCGGGCGTGTCCGCGGTGCAGAAGGACGAGCTGCGCAAGCCGCTCACCGACGCCAGTGCCCCGTTCATCGGCGCGACCTCGCTCTACCCGGGCCTGGGCGGCACCGCCAACGCGGGCAAGGGCGTCATCATCGGTGTCATCGACACCGGCGCGTGGCCGGAGCACCCGTCCTTCGCCGACCAGGGCAACCTGGGCGCTCCGCCGGCCAAGGCCGACGGCACGCCGCGCGAGTGCGACTTCGGCGACAACCCGCTGACCCCCGCCACGGACGTGTTCGTCTGCAACCACAAGCTCATCGGCGGTGGCAAGTTCCTCGACACCTACGACGCGCAGACCGGCGACGACGTCTACCACTCCGCGCGTGACAGCGGCGGCCACGGCACCCACACCGCGTCCACCTCGGCCGGCAACAAGCTCGCCTCCGCGAAGGTGTTCGGCGTCGAGCGCGGCCCGCTGAACGGCGTCGCGCCGGGCGCGTGGCTGTCGGTCTACAAGGCGCTCGGCCCGCAGGGCGGCTACAGCTCCGACCTGGCCGCCGCCGCGCAGCAGGCGATCCTCGACGGCGTGTCGGTGATCAACTACTCGATCTCGGGTGGCAGCAACCCGTTCACCGACGCCGTGGAGCTCACGTTCCTCGACGCGTACGCCGCGGGTGTGTTCGTGTCGGCCTCGGCCGGCAACTCCGGGCCCGGCTCGGCGACCACCGACCACGTGTCCCCGTGGGTCACCACCGTCGCGGCGTCGACCCAGACCCGCGAGTTCGTGTCCACGCTGACCCTCAAGTCGGGTGCGGACACGCTGGTGCTGACCGGCGCGTCCATCACCGCCGGGGTCGGCGAGCTGCCCGTGGTGATGGCGTCGTCGTACGGCGACCCGCTCTGCCAGACGGCGGCCCCGGCGTCGGTCGCCGGCAAGATCGTGGCCTGCCAGCGCGGCGTCAACGCCCGCGTCGAGAAGGGTCACAACGTCAAGGCGGGCGGCGCGGCAGGCATGATCCTGTTCAACGCCTCGCTGGCCGACATCGAGACCGACAACCACTTCCTGCCGACGGTGCACCTGGCCGACGGCACGCAGTTCAACGCGTTCGTGGCGGCGCACCCCGCCGGCCTGACGGCGTCCTTCACCGCCGGCCAGAAGCAGAACGGCCAGGGCGACGTGATGGCGGCGTTCTCGTCGCGCGGCCCGGGCGGGCTGGGCATCAAGCCCGACATCACCGCCCCGGGTGTGCAGATCCTGGCCGGTAACACGCCCACCCCGGACGCCGTCGACGGCGGCCCGGCGGGCGAGTACTTCCAGGCGATCGCCGGCACGTCCATGTCCGCTCCGCACATCGCGGGCGCGGCCGTGCTGCTCAAGGCCGCGCACCCGACGTGGACGCCCGGCCAGATCAAGTCCGCCATGATGACCACGGCGAAGACGTCGGTCGTCAAGGAGGACACGGTCACCCCCGCCGACCCGTTCGACCAGGGTTCGGGCCGTCTCGACCTGACGAAGGCGTCCAACCCGGGCATCACCTTCGACGAGTCCGCCGAGCGGATGTACTCGCTGGGCAACGACCCGCTCGCGGCCGTGCACCTGAACCTGCCGTCGATCAACGTGCCGACCCTGCCGGGCCGGCTCACCACGTACCGCACCGCGGTCAACGTGAGCAACAAGGCGCAGACCTACAAGGTGACCACGACGGCTCCCACCGGTAGCAAGATCACCGTCTCGCCGTCGACGTTCACCCTCAACCCGGGCAAGTCCGCCCAGCTGAAGATCACGATCGCGTCCAGCGCGCCGACGGCGCAGTACTTCGGGCAGATCAGCCTCGACCCGAGCCGGTCCGGCATGCCGACCCTGCACCTGCCGGTGGCGTTCGTGCCGCAGCAGGGCAGTGTCAGCCTGACCAGCACCTGCGCCGAGGGCTCCATCGCCTGGCTGGGCACCACCAGCTGCACGGTGACCGCGACGAACAACTCGTTCGCCGAGGCCACCGCCGACTTCAAGACCAAGCTCGACCTCAACCTCGCGGCCACCGGCGCCACCGGTGCGACCGTGAACAACCCGTGGCTGGTCACCAAGAACGACGTCACGCTGGCCGGCGCGCAGCCGGGTGTGCCGTCGATCGCGCCCGGTGCCGGACCGGCGGGCTACATCCCCCTCGCGGCGTTCGGCATCACGCCGGACCCGCTGGGCGATGAGTCGATCATCAACTACACCGTGCCGCCGTACGTCTACAACGGACTCACGTACACCTCCATCGGCATCCTGTCCAACGGCTACGCGGTCGTCGGCGGCGCCACCAGCGAGGACAACAACTGCTGCAACCTGACCCAGATCCCGGACACGGCCCGCCCGAACAACGTGCTGGCCCCGTTCTGGAGCGACCTCGACGGCACCAACGACGAGGGCGCGCGGGTGGCGACGCTGACCGACGGCGTCAACACCTGGCTGGTCATCGAGTGGCAGGTGGACGTGTGGGGCACCAACTCCAACCGCCACTTCCAGATCTGGATCGGCGTCAACGGCACCCAGGACATCTCGTACGCGTACGACGCGGCCGCGCTGCCCGCCGACCCGGGTGGTCAGGCGTACATCGTGGGCGCGGAGAGCGCGGACGGCACCGGTGGCGAGCAGCTCCCCGTCGGCACCCTGCCGACCGAGGACCTGGTTGTCACCAGCACCGACCCGGCTCCCGGCGGTTCGGCGTCCTACACCGTCAACCTCCGCGGCATCCTGCCCGGTTCCGGCGTTCTCACCACTGAGATGACCGCCTCGACCGTGCCGGGTGTCACCGTGGTCAACTCCACGGTGGTCGTGCGACGCATCGGCGCCTCCGGTCAGCAGCCCTGACCGGAGCTGAACTGAGGCCGGGGTGCGCAGCGATGCGCACCCCGGCCTTTCTTCATGGGTCAGACCGGTGTCGCCGCCGTGACCCCGCGCTGCCAAGGGTGCGGCACCCGCACCCAGGCCATGCCCGCCGCGGTCGCCGCTTCGATGCCCAGGTCGGCGTCCTCGAACACCACGCAGTGCTCCGGCGCGACCCCGAGCCGCCGCGCGGCCAGCAGGAACGCCTCCGGATCCGGCTTGGCCCGCGTGTAGTCCTCCGCGCACACCATCAGGTCGAACCGGTCGAGCAGGCCGAGCGTCGTCAGCGAGCCGGTGACGGAGTCACGGGCCCCGCCGGAGACGATCGCGAACGGGATCCGCCCATGGGCGTGCTCGATGTGCGCCAGCACCTCCGGCACGGCCGTCAGCTGCGGGAGCAGTTCCTGATACAGGCCCTCCCGGCGCCGGTCGACCTCGGCGACCGGCATGGCCAGCCCCTGCGTGGTGTTCAGGTCGGCGATGACGTCGGCCACCGTCCGGCCCGCCCACGCGTAGAACAGGTCCTCGGGCAGGTCGCAACCCCACTCGCCGACCGCCTGCGACCACGCGCGGTAGTGCAGCGGCATCGAGTCGGCGACGGTGCCGTCGCAGTCGAACAGGTAGGCCCGGAACTCCCCGGGCGGCAGCGGCAGCATCATCGCAGCAGGCTACCCGCGCGAGCGCTACAGGCTCACCGCGTACCAGGTCCGGGTGGACGTGCCGCGCACGTAAAGATGCCGTCCGCGGCCGACGGTCCGGAACCGGCCGCGCAGCGGGCCGCCGCCGGGCATGGTGAGCACCGCCTCGTCGACCACGACGGCCTCGTCGTCGGTCAACCGGCAGTAGTGCAGGTGATCGCTCCTGTCGCCGCCGAGCAGGAGGATCCGGTCACCGTGCACCGCGATGCCCCGAGGGCTGCGCACCGGGTTGCGGCGCACCCGGAAGCGCCCGTCGGCGTGCGTCTGCAGGAGCGGGAACGTGGGGTAGTAAACGGCCCAGGCCACCCTGTCGTCTACGTTGCACGCGTATACGGTGTCGATGTATTCGATGCCCTCCGGGGGCGAATAGCCCCACTGCCGGTTGCCGCCGCTGTCCCAGCGGACCAGGCCGGCGGCGCTGATCGGGTCGACGTAGACGCCCTCGTCGAAGTAGGCACTCCACAGGTTGTGCTGCCGGTCGGCCAGCACGTGCTCGATCCCGGTGCCCATGTCGAAGGTGTGCCGCCGCCGACCGTCCCGGCCGTAGATCTGAGCGCCCTTCGCGCGGTCGGCACCGTGCCCCCGCAGGAGAACCCGCTCGTTGGGCAGCGTGTCCAGATGACTGGGCCGCAGGTCGACGTCCCGCAGGACACGTTCGCGGATGGCTGTTCCGTCGCTGCTGACGAGCAGGCCGTCGTAGGGGTACCGGGACGGGCGGGCGTAGGGCTTGCCGTACGGGCTCGGCTCCAGGTCCACCTGCGGGCAGAGGAACCAGAGTGCTCTGCCCCAGGCGTCCACGGTGGTGGCCAGTACCTGGCGGTCGTCGTACTGCCGGGGCAACCGGGCGTGCGGAAGCAGCGCCACCTGCCTCAAGAAATCACCTCGCGGGCGAAGGAACGCGACCGCGCCATCCTCGCAGACTCAGGCGGCGCCCGCGGCCCGGGCGGCCCGCCCGGCGATCTCGCGCAGGTAGGTGACCAGTTCCGGTGGCGAGTGCACCTCGAACTCGCAGCCGAGCATCAACAGGCGCCAGGCCAGCCACTCCAGCGGCTCGGTATGGCTGATCAGCCGGCAGCTGTCCGCGTCGATCGGCACCAGGTCGGCGGGGGAGTCGCCGATCCGTCCCGCCACCTGCTCCAGCGGTGCGTGCAGGGTCGCCACCGCCTGGTACACGGGTGAGAGCTCGCTCAGCTTGGCGGTCACGTACGCGGTGGCGTCGGCGGCGGGCAGGGTCCGCGGTGCGGTGCGCTGCCCCGTCGGGCGCAACGCGCTCATCCGGTCCACCCGGAACATGCGCCAGTCGGCGCGGTCGGCGTCGTAGGCGACCAGATACCACCGGCGGCCCGCGGACACCAGCTTGTGCGGCTCGACCAGCCGCTCGCTGTCCGTGCCGCCGCGCCGCCGGTAGCCGAACCGCAGCCGTTCCCGGTTGCCGACGGCGGCGGCCAGCGTGGTCAGGTGCTCCGGGTCGACCGTCGGGCCGTCCCAGCCCGTCATCGGCACGGTGGCCCGGCCGAGCACGCCGACCCGGTGGCGCAGCCGCGACGGCAGCACCTGTTCGAGTTTCGCCAGTGCGCGGACCGAGGCCTCGTCGATCCCGGTGACCGCGTGCACGGCCGCGGTGCGCAGGCCGACGGCGATCGCCACCGCCTCGTCGTCGTCGAGCAGCAGCGGCGGCATGGCCTTGCCGGCGACCAGGCGGTAGCCGCCCACCGCGCCCATCGTCGCCTGCACCGGGTAGCCGAGGTCGCGCAGGCGGTCCACGTCGCGCCGGATGGTGCGCACGCTGACCTCCAGCCTGGTCGCGAGCTCGCTGCCGGGCCACTCCCGGGGCGTCTGCAGCAAGGACAGCAGGTTCAGCAGCCGGGCGGGGGTGTCGGTCATGTTCTCCATCATGGCGGTCATGTGTGACAGAACCTGACCTACATGGGTTCTAGCGTGGCCCGCATGACGCCCTTTCGGATCGACATCCCCCAAGCCGACCTCGACGACCTGCGCGACCGGCTGGCCCGGACCCGCTGGCCCCGGCAGACGCCCGGCGACGGCTGGAGCCGCGGCGTGCCGGTGGACTACCTGCGGGAGCTGGCCGAACACTGGGCCACCGGCTACGACTGGCGCGTGCACGAGGCGCGGCTGAACGAATTCCCCCAGTTCATCACCGAGATCGACGGCCTGGACGTGCACTTCCTGCACGTGCGCTCGCCGGAGCCGGATGCGCTCCCGCTGCTCCTGACCCACGGCTGGCCCAACTCCGTCGTGGAGTTCACCGAGCTCATCGGGCCGCTCACCGACCCGCGCGCCCACGGCGCGGAAACCGGGCAGGCCTTCCACGTGGTGGTGCCGTCCGTGCCGGGATACGGGTTCTCGCAGGCGCCGCCGCAGACCGGGTTCACGGTCGGCCGGCTCGCCCGGACGTGGGCCGAACTCATGGCGCGCCTCGGTTACGACCGCTACGGCACGCAGGGCGGCGACCTGGGCGCGTACGTGGCCCCGGCGGTGGCCGAGGTCGCGCCGGAGCACGTGGTCGGCGTGCACATCGACGGCGGCTTCGGGTTCCCCACCGCGGCCGACGTGCCGGGCATGAGCGAGGCCGAACGTGCCGAGTGGGACCTCATGCAGCAGTGGATGAGCGGTGGTGTGGACCATCACGCGCTGCTGCGGGCCGCACCGCAGACCTTCGCCTACGCCTGGAACGACTCCCCGGCCGGGCTGCTGGCCTGGCTGATGCAGAAGTTCAAGGAGTTCGCCTTCATGGCCGACACCCCGGACCACGTCATCGACCGGGACCAGCTGCTCACCAACGCGAGCGTCTACTGGTTCACCGGCACGTCGGGATCGTCCTCGTGGCCGATGTACGACCGGCTGACCCTGGCCGACGACGGCGGATTCGCCTGGCCGAAGGGTCAGCGCCGGGTGCCGTCGGGTGTGTACGGCGGCGGTTCGGCGCTGATGCGGCGGCTCGCGGAGCGCGACAACACCATCGCGCACTGGCCCGAGGGCAACCCCGGCAACCACTTCGTGGCCATGGAGCAGCCGTCGGCGCACGCGGCCGACATCCGCGCCTTCTTCACCAAGGTGCGCGCCCGGTCGGACCGCTAGCCGGGGCACGGTCGTGCCGACCTGAGCGACGCCGAGAGGGTGGTCCCGCCCTCTCGGCGCGGTCAGCGGCGTGACCGGCGCACCGAGGTCCGGCTACTTCCACAGGTCCCGGGGCGGATTCTCGATCAACCGGTCGTCGGCGTCGTAGGCGAGGAACTGGGCGTAGTGCAGGTTGGTGCCGGTGAAGCTGAACACCCGCTCCCCGCCGCCGAGGTCCCAGATCGGCACGGCGTGCAGTGGCGCGCCAGGCGCGGTGCGCATCGAAAGCCGGGCGACCCGCGGGCTGACCCATCCTTCGACGCTCGACCGCTGCCCGTCCGACCCGACGCTGTAGTTGAGCAGCATCCGGCCGCCCTGCGAACCGTCCCGGTCGCACTCGCCGGCACCGTCGCCCCAGCAGACGGAGAACTGGGAGAAGACCTCACGGGTCTGGTCGAGGTCGTTGAGCCGCAGGCCGGGGTCGACACTCGGCGGCAGCGGAAGCAGCGCGAACACCGCGACGCCGGCCGCGGCGGAGGTCAGACCACGAGCCCACACCGACCTCGCGCCGGGCGCGACGGCGTTGTCCCTGGCGGCCTTGCGCGCGTTCAGGGCGCCGCCGAGGCCGACGCAGCAGATCACCGCGACGCTGATCCCGCGGATGTTGCTGAACACGAACTGCAGACCTGGTGTCGTGGCCGACTCGATGGTCAGGTTCGCCAGCGACAGCGTCATGACGAGCAGGAGGAACGCGCCCGCGGCCCGGCGGGCCGAACCGGCGGAGGCGACCAGCAGCATGCCGGCGAGCACCGTCCACACCTGGTGGTGGGTCCAGGACACGGGCGACGCGGCGATGGTGGCGCAGCCGACCAGCACCGCGGCATGTGCTCGACGGCCCTCGCGGGCGAGGCCGCGAGCCCGCCACAGGGCCAGGGCGCAGATCGCGGCGACGAGCACCAGCCACACCACCGGGCGGTGCTCGGCGCCGATGCCGGCACGGCCGAGAACGGCGTGCAGCGACTGGTTGCCCAGCGAAGCCATGTCGCCGACCCGAGCGGTGCTGAACAGCGACGCGGTCCAGAATTGCAGGCTGTCGGCCGGGAGCAGGACCGCCGCCACGACGGCGCTGCCGGCGAACGCCGCAGCCGCCCGCAGCGCGTCCCGGCGGCGTCCGGCGAGCAGGAAGAACACCACGAACAGCAGGGGCGTGAGTTTGATCGCCGCGGCCAGCCCGACGAGCACGCCGCGCCAGCGCGCGGGGGTGATCTCCAGCGCGTCGAGCAGCGTCAGCACGACGACGAAGATGCTGATCTGGCCGAACCGCAGATCACTCTGCACCGGGGCGGAGGCGATCAGCACGCAGGCCAGGACCCCGGCGAACAGCTGCCGCCACGGCGCGTGCTCCCAGCGGGCCGCCAGCGCCACGGCGATCACCGCGACGGCCGCGACGATCGCGACCAGCCACAGCACCCGTGTCACCGACTCGGACATCCACCCGAGCGGCCAGAGCACCAGCGCCGCGAACGGCGGGTAGGTGAACGGGTCGCCGTTGTCGGCGGCGTACTCGTACAGCGGGCGGCCCGACTGCGCCTGCCGCACCGCGCCGACGTACACGTGCAGATCGGCGAGCCGGTCGAACTCAGGGCGGCGCAGAGCCAGCGTTCCCGACACCGCGGCCACCGTCCCGAACACGAGCCACAGCGCGTTCACCCGCCAGTCTTTGAGCATCGGCGCAGGATAGCCGCCAGCGGGCGCGGCGGCTGCCCCCCGCAGTGGCCGCGCCGGCGCAAGACCGGGGCGGTGTTCGAGCGGTGGCGGATGCTCGC contains these protein-coding regions:
- a CDS encoding aminoglycoside phosphotransferase; its protein translation is MELSATEVAEVAKLVLGPDAGPGSWHVEPIAYQSGSPATGGLARVRGDGDGRAWSVFVKLVHHPRHWPLLHLVPEAFREELCSTLPWRQELAIWEPPFADHLPDGLRIPVLHRITELDDDRLLLWMEDVDAITDGDWTLDHYRRAAFALGGLAARRSAPDLLAAAGEPGWALRLLVGNRVMRGAVPALDDDRLWTHPLVASAVDADLRDDLRRIAAAVPAILDRLDTLPQALAHGDASPQNLLVPRGEPGVFVAIDVAFQCPLAVGFDLGQLLVGLAHAGHVGAAALPGIHDVIVPAYVEGMRAYGVAADPDTVAYGYVGGLVTRAALTSLPFETLGAPQTEQLATVWRQRGALTRFLADLGLDLIRSTAAHV
- a CDS encoding MarR family winged helix-turn-helix transcriptional regulator; this encodes MSSVNGDPPHVFDLLGQALTVARRGMEAEVADEPHHLRGSHLRLLSLTPAEGMRPTDLAARVGMTKQSLGEFVATMQQAGFLQVDPDPADRRARIVRPTAKGLRLQARILDILGETEHRWRDEVGARDWATFHRVLRHIAAGKASGDESR
- a CDS encoding S8 family serine peptidase, producing the protein MRPPRWLRAAFVGVLVVPLAGATWTTPGMAAPQPSPFKANKVTATSHITADKTPSSRLAQTDPTLLGRTDTALVPVLVKLDVDAVATYAGGIDGYAATSPRVTGRKLSGDAAQKRYEGYLAQREDAFVTALGKVSGAKAGQRLRTVYGGVAAVVPANKIADVLKIPGVSAVQKDELRKPLTDASAPFIGATSLYPGLGGTANAGKGVIIGVIDTGAWPEHPSFADQGNLGAPPAKADGTPRECDFGDNPLTPATDVFVCNHKLIGGGKFLDTYDAQTGDDVYHSARDSGGHGTHTASTSAGNKLASAKVFGVERGPLNGVAPGAWLSVYKALGPQGGYSSDLAAAAQQAILDGVSVINYSISGGSNPFTDAVELTFLDAYAAGVFVSASAGNSGPGSATTDHVSPWVTTVAASTQTREFVSTLTLKSGADTLVLTGASITAGVGELPVVMASSYGDPLCQTAAPASVAGKIVACQRGVNARVEKGHNVKAGGAAGMILFNASLADIETDNHFLPTVHLADGTQFNAFVAAHPAGLTASFTAGQKQNGQGDVMAAFSSRGPGGLGIKPDITAPGVQILAGNTPTPDAVDGGPAGEYFQAIAGTSMSAPHIAGAAVLLKAAHPTWTPGQIKSAMMTTAKTSVVKEDTVTPADPFDQGSGRLDLTKASNPGITFDESAERMYSLGNDPLAAVHLNLPSINVPTLPGRLTTYRTAVNVSNKAQTYKVTTTAPTGSKITVSPSTFTLNPGKSAQLKITIASSAPTAQYFGQISLDPSRSGMPTLHLPVAFVPQQGSVSLTSTCAEGSIAWLGTTSCTVTATNNSFAEATADFKTKLDLNLAATGATGATVNNPWLVTKNDVTLAGAQPGVPSIAPGAGPAGYIPLAAFGITPDPLGDESIINYTVPPYVYNGLTYTSIGILSNGYAVVGGATSEDNNCCNLTQIPDTARPNNVLAPFWSDLDGTNDEGARVATLTDGVNTWLVIEWQVDVWGTNSNRHFQIWIGVNGTQDISYAYDAAALPADPGGQAYIVGAESADGTGGEQLPVGTLPTEDLVVTSTDPAPGGSASYTVNLRGILPGSGVLTTEMTASTVPGVTVVNSTVVVRRIGASGQQP
- a CDS encoding HAD family hydrolase, which translates into the protein MMLPLPPGEFRAYLFDCDGTVADSMPLHYRAWSQAVGEWGCDLPEDLFYAWAGRTVADVIADLNTTQGLAMPVAEVDRRREGLYQELLPQLTAVPEVLAHIEHAHGRIPFAIVSGGARDSVTGSLTTLGLLDRFDLMVCAEDYTRAKPDPEAFLLAARRLGVAPEHCVVFEDADLGIEAATAAGMAWVRVPHPWQRGVTAATPV
- a CDS encoding helix-turn-helix transcriptional regulator, translated to MTDTPARLLNLLSLLQTPREWPGSELATRLEVSVRTIRRDVDRLRDLGYPVQATMGAVGGYRLVAGKAMPPLLLDDDEAVAIAVGLRTAAVHAVTGIDEASVRALAKLEQVLPSRLRHRVGVLGRATVPMTGWDGPTVDPEHLTTLAAAVGNRERLRFGYRRRGGTDSERLVEPHKLVSAGRRWYLVAYDADRADWRMFRVDRMSALRPTGQRTAPRTLPAADATAYVTAKLSELSPVYQAVATLHAPLEQVAGRIGDSPADLVPIDADSCRLISHTEPLEWLAWRLLMLGCEFEVHSPPELVTYLREIAGRAARAAGAA
- a CDS encoding epoxide hydrolase family protein produces the protein MTPFRIDIPQADLDDLRDRLARTRWPRQTPGDGWSRGVPVDYLRELAEHWATGYDWRVHEARLNEFPQFITEIDGLDVHFLHVRSPEPDALPLLLTHGWPNSVVEFTELIGPLTDPRAHGAETGQAFHVVVPSVPGYGFSQAPPQTGFTVGRLARTWAELMARLGYDRYGTQGGDLGAYVAPAVAEVAPEHVVGVHIDGGFGFPTAADVPGMSEAERAEWDLMQQWMSGGVDHHALLRAAPQTFAYAWNDSPAGLLAWLMQKFKEFAFMADTPDHVIDRDQLLTNASVYWFTGTSGSSSWPMYDRLTLADDGGFAWPKGQRRVPSGVYGGGSALMRRLAERDNTIAHWPEGNPGNHFVAMEQPSAHAADIRAFFTKVRARSDR
- a CDS encoding glycosyltransferase 87 family protein is translated as MLKDWRVNALWLVFGTVAAVSGTLALRRPEFDRLADLHVYVGAVRQAQSGRPLYEYAADNGDPFTYPPFAALVLWPLGWMSESVTRVLWLVAIVAAVAVIAVALAARWEHAPWRQLFAGVLACVLIASAPVQSDLRFGQISIFVVVLTLLDALEITPARWRGVLVGLAAAIKLTPLLFVVFFLLAGRRRDALRAAAAFAGSAVVAAVLLPADSLQFWTASLFSTARVGDMASLGNQSLHAVLGRAGIGAEHRPVVWLVLVAAICALALWRARGLAREGRRAHAAVLVGCATIAASPVSWTHHQVWTVLAGMLLVASAGSARRAAGAFLLLVMTLSLANLTIESATTPGLQFVFSNIRGISVAVICCVGLGGALNARKAARDNAVAPGARSVWARGLTSAAAGVAVFALLPLPPSVDPGLRLNDLDQTREVFSQFSVCWGDGAGECDRDGSQGGRMLLNYSVGSDGQRSSVEGWVSPRVARLSMRTAPGAPLHAVPIWDLGGGERVFSFTGTNLHYAQFLAYDADDRLIENPPRDLWK